Proteins encoded within one genomic window of Pseudomonadota bacterium:
- a CDS encoding TIGR02266 family protein — translation MDDDNSDRRDYPRAPIELKVEYRRLNTFFADYTRNISRGGTFIKTQKPLDIGTEFLFKLVIPTLDNPIVLRGKVQWIVSSETATADEPAGMGIKFLYENDTQRGDIENRVERLMIDSLGKHLYRKLVGRASKPAAD, via the coding sequence TTGGACGACGACAATTCCGATCGAAGGGACTACCCGAGAGCTCCCATCGAGCTGAAGGTCGAGTACCGCAGGCTCAACACGTTCTTCGCCGACTACACCCGCAACATCAGCCGCGGCGGGACCTTCATCAAGACGCAGAAGCCGCTGGACATTGGGACGGAGTTCCTCTTCAAGCTCGTCATCCCGACGCTCGACAACCCCATCGTCCTGCGCGGCAAGGTCCAGTGGATCGTCTCCAGCGAAACCGCGACCGCCGACGAGCCGGCGGGGATGGGCATCAAGTTCCTGTACGAGAACGACACCCAGCGGGGCGACATCGAGAACCGCGTCGAGCGCCTCATGATCGACAGCCTCGGGAAGCACCTGTACCGCAAGCTCGTGGGGCGCGCCTCGAAACCCGCCGCCGACTGA